In a genomic window of Maricaulis maris MCS10:
- a CDS encoding peptidoglycan -binding protein, protein MASPRFARFQEADNGDHWPGFVDALATLLLVIVFLLSIFVAGQFALSRALTGRDEQLAALNAQLAQLADELALTQAENTELELRVSGLETERDALSDALAMAGTQTAALQAELDVERELSEESQRALMMLNLQIQALRDQIATLNAALDAAELRAQEAEAQVINLGERLNAALAERAAELAVYRSDFFGRLRAILGNRTGVRIVGDRFVFETDVLFPSGSAALSNEGRESLRPIADAIIQLTDEIPSDLEWVIRIDGHTDPVPIRTTYPSNWHLSAARAISVVNWMEDLGVPSNRLVAAGFGEHYPMVEGRSAEANARNRRIELKLTAR, encoded by the coding sequence ATGGCCTCGCCGCGTTTCGCGCGTTTCCAGGAAGCCGATAATGGCGATCACTGGCCGGGCTTTGTCGATGCCCTGGCCACGCTGCTGCTGGTCATCGTCTTCCTGCTGTCGATCTTCGTCGCCGGGCAGTTCGCCCTGTCGCGCGCGCTCACCGGACGTGACGAGCAACTCGCCGCGCTCAATGCCCAGCTGGCCCAGCTGGCCGATGAGCTCGCCCTGACCCAGGCGGAAAATACCGAGCTCGAACTGCGCGTCTCCGGTCTCGAGACCGAGCGCGACGCCCTGTCCGATGCACTGGCCATGGCCGGCACGCAGACTGCCGCCCTGCAGGCCGAGCTCGATGTTGAGCGTGAACTTTCCGAGGAGAGCCAGCGCGCCCTGATGATGCTCAACCTGCAGATCCAGGCCCTGCGTGACCAGATCGCGACCCTCAATGCCGCCCTGGACGCTGCCGAGCTGCGCGCCCAGGAAGCCGAGGCCCAGGTCATCAATCTCGGCGAACGCCTCAATGCGGCCCTCGCCGAGCGCGCCGCCGAGCTGGCCGTCTACCGCTCCGACTTCTTTGGCCGCCTGCGCGCCATCCTCGGAAACCGCACCGGTGTACGCATTGTCGGCGATCGTTTCGTGTTCGAAACGGATGTCCTCTTTCCGTCCGGATCGGCTGCCCTGTCAAACGAGGGCCGCGAAAGCCTGCGGCCGATCGCCGATGCGATCATCCAGCTGACCGACGAAATCCCCTCCGACCTGGAATGGGTGATCCGTATTGATGGCCACACCGACCCGGTCCCGATCCGCACCACCTACCCCTCCAACTGGCACCTCTCCGCCGCCCGCGCCATCTCGGTGGTCAACTGGATGGAAGATCTCGGTGTCCCCTCCAACCGCCTGGTAGCGGCCGGTTTCGGCGAACACTATCCGATGGTTGAGGGACGCAGCGCGGAGGCAAATGCGCGGAACAGGCGGATCGAATTGAAGCTGACTGCGAGGTAG